The Dunckerocampus dactyliophorus isolate RoL2022-P2 chromosome 1, RoL_Ddac_1.1, whole genome shotgun sequence genome has a segment encoding these proteins:
- the LOC129180265 gene encoding insulin receptor substrate 2-B-like isoform X1: MIVLTHGAGFPLDMKETVDRHKRTASSSTQMRSSCVDSELGAQLGDGEPGHHVGGQVTPFASYEKLHRSSRASIPLVGTLVTSRGQQSDVVKQGYLGKLDRKHRRYFVLREGSHTGPSRLEWYKSQEKFAAVEKSSGKAAPFGPSRQGVIYLRCCIGVRCPGSSRKGLTVALYAQDQTVALVAEDQQDQEGWYGSIKKMLTEEREDEEQGCDDVDEDDGYCTLPPAAFFREVWPVSVKPRGLGRSKCLAGDLHLCLTATCLVLVQVAACCDSPPITIPLLSVRRFGHLDGSFFLELGRSVPIGPGEIWLEAKDRGNTAVAQRIHEAVRDAVRVLRVLPDFGRSPATNHGQLPVPKRCRPKYRDKSSQARPVGSVLTQAPTRSDVDLRKASTTEPECSPGKRDGSVDVMAQPGSEGTCEEAGRGYVMMSPQAGRTSSAPPQDEYVAMASPQKHNRPAFVSPQTSLNRRHHTHNPLRTPPPSGSTCCPGRCGQPSRPVSPSVPSRSRRLQAEVERLAGRRSQLSSCLPSCLQADG; the protein is encoded by the exons ATGATTGTGTTAACTCACGGTGCAGGTTTCCCCCTGGATATGAAGGAGACGGTTGACCGGCACAAGAGGACGGCTTCCAGCTCCACGCAAATGCGGTCCTCCTGCGTTGACAGTGAGCTCGGAGCCCAGCTCGGAGATGGCGAGCCGGGCCATCACGTCGGAGGGCAGGTGACTCCCTTCGCTTCCTATGAGAAGCTCCACCGCAGCAGCCGGGCCTCCATCCCTCTGGTGGGAACCCTGGTGACCTCCCGTGGGCAGCAGAGCGATGTGGTCAAACAAGGCTACCTGGGGAAGCTCGACAGGAAGCACAGGAGATATTTTGTCCTCAGAGAGGGAAGTCACACCGGGCCCAGTCGGCTGGAGTGGTACAAGTCTCAGGAGAAGTTTGCGGCCGTCGAAAAGTCTTCTGGGAAAGCTGCGCCGTTTGGGCCCAGCAGGCAAGG GGTGATTTACCTGAGGTGCTGCATTGGCGTGCGCTGCCCGGGCAGCTCCAGGAAAGGCCTCACGGTGGCGCTGTATGCTCAGGATCAGACGGTGGCACTGGTGGCGGAGGACCAGCAGGACCAAGAAGGCTGGTATGGGTCCATCAAGAAGATGCTGACGGAAGAGCGTGAGGATGAAGAGCAAGGGTGCGATGATGTTGATGAGGATGATGGCTATTGCACTCTGCCGCCCGCCGCCTTCTTCCGAGAG GTTTGGCCCGTCTCAGTGAAACCTCGAGGTCTGGGTCGCTCCAAGTGTCTGGCGGGGGACCTCCACCTCTGCCTCACTGCCACCTGTCTCGTCCTGGTCCAAGTGGCAGCGTGCTGCGATTCACCCCCCATCACAATACCTCTGCTCAGCGTCCGTCGCTTCGGCCACTTGGACGGCTCCTTTTTTCTGGAGCTTGGCCGGTCGGTGCCGATCGGTCCCGGAGAGATCTGGCTGGAAGCGAAGGACCGAG GAAACACCGCCGTGGCTCAGCGCATCCACGAAGCCGTCCGAGACGCCGTCCGAGTGCTGCGGGTTCTTCCGGATTTCGGCCGATCCCCCGCCACAAACCACGGTCAGCTCCCGGTGCCTAAGCGCTGCAGACCCAAATACAGAGACAAGTCCTCACAAGCCAGACCAGTTGGTTCCGTTCTCACACAAGCGCCCACACGCAGCGATGTTGATCTCCGCAAAGCCAGCACAACAGAACCCGAATGTTCCCCCGGCAAGCGTGACGGCTCCGTGGACGTGATGGCGCAGCCTGGCAGCGAGGGGACGTGTGAGGAAGCAGGGCGAGGATACGTGATGATGTCACCGCAGGCCGGCCGCACTTCCTCTGCCCCGCCTCAGGATGAATACGTTGCCATGGCGAGCCCGCAAAAACACAACCGGCCAGCTTTCGTTTCCCCGCAGACGTCACTGAACAG GCGCCATCACACCCACAACCCGCTACGGACGCCCCCACCCTCTGGCTCCACTTGTTGTCCTGGGAGGTGCGGACAGCCCTCAAGACCCGTGTCTCCGTCCGTGCCAAGCCGCTCTCGTCGTCTCCAAGCGGAAGTGGAACGGCTCGCCGGGAGAAGATCTCAATTGTCATCGTGTCTGCCGTCTTGTCTGCAAGCTGATGGCTGA
- the LOC129180265 gene encoding insulin receptor substrate 2-B-like isoform X2, whose product MKETVDRHKRTASSSTQMRSSCVDSELGAQLGDGEPGHHVGGQVTPFASYEKLHRSSRASIPLVGTLVTSRGQQSDVVKQGYLGKLDRKHRRYFVLREGSHTGPSRLEWYKSQEKFAAVEKSSGKAAPFGPSRQGVIYLRCCIGVRCPGSSRKGLTVALYAQDQTVALVAEDQQDQEGWYGSIKKMLTEEREDEEQGCDDVDEDDGYCTLPPAAFFREVWPVSVKPRGLGRSKCLAGDLHLCLTATCLVLVQVAACCDSPPITIPLLSVRRFGHLDGSFFLELGRSVPIGPGEIWLEAKDRGNTAVAQRIHEAVRDAVRVLRVLPDFGRSPATNHGQLPVPKRCRPKYRDKSSQARPVGSVLTQAPTRSDVDLRKASTTEPECSPGKRDGSVDVMAQPGSEGTCEEAGRGYVMMSPQAGRTSSAPPQDEYVAMASPQKHNRPAFVSPQTSLNRRHHTHNPLRTPPPSGSTCCPGRCGQPSRPVSPSVPSRSRRLQAEVERLAGRRSQLSSCLPSCLQADG is encoded by the exons ATGAAGGAGACGGTTGACCGGCACAAGAGGACGGCTTCCAGCTCCACGCAAATGCGGTCCTCCTGCGTTGACAGTGAGCTCGGAGCCCAGCTCGGAGATGGCGAGCCGGGCCATCACGTCGGAGGGCAGGTGACTCCCTTCGCTTCCTATGAGAAGCTCCACCGCAGCAGCCGGGCCTCCATCCCTCTGGTGGGAACCCTGGTGACCTCCCGTGGGCAGCAGAGCGATGTGGTCAAACAAGGCTACCTGGGGAAGCTCGACAGGAAGCACAGGAGATATTTTGTCCTCAGAGAGGGAAGTCACACCGGGCCCAGTCGGCTGGAGTGGTACAAGTCTCAGGAGAAGTTTGCGGCCGTCGAAAAGTCTTCTGGGAAAGCTGCGCCGTTTGGGCCCAGCAGGCAAGG GGTGATTTACCTGAGGTGCTGCATTGGCGTGCGCTGCCCGGGCAGCTCCAGGAAAGGCCTCACGGTGGCGCTGTATGCTCAGGATCAGACGGTGGCACTGGTGGCGGAGGACCAGCAGGACCAAGAAGGCTGGTATGGGTCCATCAAGAAGATGCTGACGGAAGAGCGTGAGGATGAAGAGCAAGGGTGCGATGATGTTGATGAGGATGATGGCTATTGCACTCTGCCGCCCGCCGCCTTCTTCCGAGAG GTTTGGCCCGTCTCAGTGAAACCTCGAGGTCTGGGTCGCTCCAAGTGTCTGGCGGGGGACCTCCACCTCTGCCTCACTGCCACCTGTCTCGTCCTGGTCCAAGTGGCAGCGTGCTGCGATTCACCCCCCATCACAATACCTCTGCTCAGCGTCCGTCGCTTCGGCCACTTGGACGGCTCCTTTTTTCTGGAGCTTGGCCGGTCGGTGCCGATCGGTCCCGGAGAGATCTGGCTGGAAGCGAAGGACCGAG GAAACACCGCCGTGGCTCAGCGCATCCACGAAGCCGTCCGAGACGCCGTCCGAGTGCTGCGGGTTCTTCCGGATTTCGGCCGATCCCCCGCCACAAACCACGGTCAGCTCCCGGTGCCTAAGCGCTGCAGACCCAAATACAGAGACAAGTCCTCACAAGCCAGACCAGTTGGTTCCGTTCTCACACAAGCGCCCACACGCAGCGATGTTGATCTCCGCAAAGCCAGCACAACAGAACCCGAATGTTCCCCCGGCAAGCGTGACGGCTCCGTGGACGTGATGGCGCAGCCTGGCAGCGAGGGGACGTGTGAGGAAGCAGGGCGAGGATACGTGATGATGTCACCGCAGGCCGGCCGCACTTCCTCTGCCCCGCCTCAGGATGAATACGTTGCCATGGCGAGCCCGCAAAAACACAACCGGCCAGCTTTCGTTTCCCCGCAGACGTCACTGAACAG GCGCCATCACACCCACAACCCGCTACGGACGCCCCCACCCTCTGGCTCCACTTGTTGTCCTGGGAGGTGCGGACAGCCCTCAAGACCCGTGTCTCCGTCCGTGCCAAGCCGCTCTCGTCGTCTCCAAGCGGAAGTGGAACGGCTCGCCGGGAGAAGATCTCAATTGTCATCGTGTCTGCCGTCTTGTCTGCAAGCTGATGGCTGA
- the LOC129180265 gene encoding insulin receptor substrate 2-like isoform X3, whose product MWSNKATWGSSTGSTGDILSSEREVTPGPVGWSGTSLRRSLRPSKSLLGKLRRLGPAGKGWVIYLRCCIGVRCPGSSRKGLTVALYAQDQTVALVAEDQQDQEGWYGSIKKMLTEEREDEEQGCDDVDEDDGYCTLPPAAFFREVWPVSVKPRGLGRSKCLAGDLHLCLTATCLVLVQVAACCDSPPITIPLLSVRRFGHLDGSFFLELGRSVPIGPGEIWLEAKDRGNTAVAQRIHEAVRDAVRVLRVLPDFGRSPATNHGQLPVPKRCRPKYRDKSSQARPVGSVLTQAPTRSDVDLRKASTTEPECSPGKRDGSVDVMAQPGSEGTCEEAGRGYVMMSPQAGRTSSAPPQDEYVAMASPQKHNRPAFVSPQTSLNRRHHTHNPLRTPPPSGSTCCPGRCGQPSRPVSPSVPSRSRRLQAEVERLAGRRSQLSSCLPSCLQADG is encoded by the exons ATGTGGTCAAACAAGGCTACCTGGGGAAGCTCGACAGGAAGCACAGGAGATATTTTGTCCTCAGAGAGGGAAGTCACACCGGGCCCAGTCGGCTGGAGTGGTACAAGTCTCAGGAGAAGTTTGCGGCCGTCGAAAAGTCTTCTGGGAAAGCTGCGCCGTTTGGGCCCAGCAGGCAAGGGTTG GGTGATTTACCTGAGGTGCTGCATTGGCGTGCGCTGCCCGGGCAGCTCCAGGAAAGGCCTCACGGTGGCGCTGTATGCTCAGGATCAGACGGTGGCACTGGTGGCGGAGGACCAGCAGGACCAAGAAGGCTGGTATGGGTCCATCAAGAAGATGCTGACGGAAGAGCGTGAGGATGAAGAGCAAGGGTGCGATGATGTTGATGAGGATGATGGCTATTGCACTCTGCCGCCCGCCGCCTTCTTCCGAGAG GTTTGGCCCGTCTCAGTGAAACCTCGAGGTCTGGGTCGCTCCAAGTGTCTGGCGGGGGACCTCCACCTCTGCCTCACTGCCACCTGTCTCGTCCTGGTCCAAGTGGCAGCGTGCTGCGATTCACCCCCCATCACAATACCTCTGCTCAGCGTCCGTCGCTTCGGCCACTTGGACGGCTCCTTTTTTCTGGAGCTTGGCCGGTCGGTGCCGATCGGTCCCGGAGAGATCTGGCTGGAAGCGAAGGACCGAG GAAACACCGCCGTGGCTCAGCGCATCCACGAAGCCGTCCGAGACGCCGTCCGAGTGCTGCGGGTTCTTCCGGATTTCGGCCGATCCCCCGCCACAAACCACGGTCAGCTCCCGGTGCCTAAGCGCTGCAGACCCAAATACAGAGACAAGTCCTCACAAGCCAGACCAGTTGGTTCCGTTCTCACACAAGCGCCCACACGCAGCGATGTTGATCTCCGCAAAGCCAGCACAACAGAACCCGAATGTTCCCCCGGCAAGCGTGACGGCTCCGTGGACGTGATGGCGCAGCCTGGCAGCGAGGGGACGTGTGAGGAAGCAGGGCGAGGATACGTGATGATGTCACCGCAGGCCGGCCGCACTTCCTCTGCCCCGCCTCAGGATGAATACGTTGCCATGGCGAGCCCGCAAAAACACAACCGGCCAGCTTTCGTTTCCCCGCAGACGTCACTGAACAG GCGCCATCACACCCACAACCCGCTACGGACGCCCCCACCCTCTGGCTCCACTTGTTGTCCTGGGAGGTGCGGACAGCCCTCAAGACCCGTGTCTCCGTCCGTGCCAAGCCGCTCTCGTCGTCTCCAAGCGGAAGTGGAACGGCTCGCCGGGAGAAGATCTCAATTGTCATCGTGTCTGCCGTCTTGTCTGCAAGCTGATGGCTGA
- the LOC129180335 gene encoding small integral membrane protein 11-like, translated as MINWKALDNVPVLLYILALKTLILCLGFAGVKIYQSKKAEAALKQQQAERRKLAQQTQTLIDNLKED; from the exons ATGATCAACTGGAAG GCTTTGGACAACGTGCCCGTGCTCTTGTACATCTTAGCCCTGAAAACACTGATCCTTTGTCTGGGCTTCGCCGGGGTGAAGATCTACCAAAGTAAGAAGGCTGAGGCGGCGCTGAAGCAGCAGCAGGCTGAGAGGCGGAAGCTGGCCCAGCAGACGCAGACGCTCATCGACAACTTGAAAGAAGACTGA